A window of Calditerrivibrio sp. contains these coding sequences:
- a CDS encoding TolC family protein, whose translation MKRLILLFFLVCGSSVFALTVDEAVEKALKHFPEISISKRNVDMQKLDVEIARGDFYPKLNFSSSYSISDQEGSPDSRSFNNEIKLGYNLFSGFSTVTQLDSTRLMLRSKELTLKSTNNLVIKNVKSAYYDALMNYKIFRYYDELYNTSLKTYEFTKAKYESGRSLRIDMLKSLTEVKKYETKKNDLKNQYLSSLTLLGYYTGEQYDEKTVLASDFPDINLLTLENYLQRLEQTNPELKNYQIRSDMALKQLEQSKATFYPSLDLFGTISHNYYKRGSVETNANTASLGISLTWNLFDGFKDKNSYKKQKLNYYNILDEKRKYLNEAKKDLVLAQNKVASSKEMVTYLIKLIEVAEENYRLTSEAYELGRATIMELLKAKDELVSAKIDLVNNLNAMTQMYLNIQYLTGAIE comes from the coding sequence GAAGCTGTGGAAAAGGCTCTGAAACATTTTCCCGAGATATCCATATCTAAAAGGAATGTGGATATGCAGAAGTTAGATGTGGAGATTGCCAGAGGAGATTTTTACCCAAAATTAAATTTTTCATCTTCATACAGCATCTCCGATCAAGAGGGGAGTCCTGATTCTAGAAGTTTTAACAATGAAATAAAACTGGGCTATAACCTTTTTTCTGGTTTCTCCACTGTTACACAGCTTGATTCTACCAGATTAATGCTGAGATCAAAGGAGCTTACATTAAAATCTACGAACAACCTTGTGATAAAAAATGTTAAATCTGCTTATTACGATGCTCTGATGAATTATAAAATATTTAGGTACTATGATGAACTGTATAATACATCCCTTAAAACATACGAGTTTACAAAGGCAAAGTATGAATCGGGCAGATCGCTCAGGATAGATATGTTAAAGAGTTTAACTGAAGTAAAAAAGTACGAAACTAAAAAAAACGACTTAAAAAATCAATATCTTAGTTCCCTTACCCTGCTGGGTTACTACACTGGAGAGCAGTACGATGAGAAGACTGTTTTAGCCAGTGACTTTCCGGATATAAATCTCTTGACTTTGGAAAATTACTTGCAACGGTTAGAGCAAACAAACCCGGAACTGAAGAATTATCAGATTAGATCAGATATGGCTTTAAAACAGTTGGAGCAGAGTAAAGCAACTTTTTATCCATCTTTGGATCTATTTGGTACTATATCACATAATTACTACAAAAGGGGCTCAGTAGAGACGAATGCGAATACTGCCTCCCTTGGTATATCCCTTACTTGGAATCTTTTTGATGGTTTTAAGGACAAGAATAGCTATAAAAAACAGAAACTCAATTATTATAACATTTTGGATGAAAAGCGCAAGTACTTGAACGAAGCAAAAAAAGATCTGGTATTGGCACAAAACAAGGTTGCCTCTTCAAAGGAGATGGTTACGTATCTGATAAAACTTATAGAGGTGGCTGAGGAAAACTATAGACTAACCAGTGAAGCATACGAATTAGGTAGAGCAACAATTATGGAGCTTTTGAAGGCAAAAGACGAACTTGTGTCTGCAAAAATAGATTTGGTGAATAATCTAAATGCTATGACACAGATGTATCTTAACATACAATATCTCACAGGGGCGATCGAATGA
- a CDS encoding ABC transporter ATP-binding protein, which translates to MSLIKLVDICKDYVVGGNVVKVLKGISLEIDKGEFVSLMGQSGSGKTTLMNIIGMLDTPTSGSYYLDSKDISKSDDDTLSKLRNRFVGFVFQSFYLIPYSTVLENVLLPVYYSGKDLNRYMEKGKELLNRLGLYDKRNNKPDQLSGGQQQRVAIARALINDPEVILADEPTGQLDSETAKSIMEFLVQLNEEGKTIVLVTHDPVISSYSKRVIRIADGVIV; encoded by the coding sequence ATGAGCCTTATAAAATTGGTTGATATCTGCAAAGATTATGTTGTAGGGGGAAACGTTGTAAAGGTATTAAAAGGTATATCCCTTGAGATAGATAAGGGGGAGTTTGTCTCTTTGATGGGGCAGTCTGGTTCGGGTAAAACAACACTTATGAATATTATAGGTATGCTTGACACCCCCACATCCGGTAGCTATTATCTGGATAGTAAGGATATCTCCAAATCGGATGATGATACTCTTTCTAAACTAAGAAATAGATTTGTGGGGTTTGTATTTCAGAGCTTTTATTTGATCCCCTATTCTACTGTTTTGGAGAATGTGTTGCTACCGGTGTATTATTCTGGTAAGGATCTAAATAGATATATGGAAAAAGGCAAAGAGTTGTTAAACAGACTTGGTCTTTACGATAAGAGGAACAATAAGCCGGATCAGCTTTCAGGAGGACAGCAACAAAGGGTTGCAATAGCAAGGGCGCTGATAAATGATCCTGAAGTTATCTTAGCGGACGAACCTACAGGTCAGTTGGACAGTGAAACGGCAAAGAGTATTATGGAGTTTTTAGTACAATTGAATGAAGAGGGTAAAACTATTGTGTTAGTAACGCATGATCCTGTTATCTCATCCTATTCTAAGAGGGTTATCAGGATTGCTGATGGAGTTATTGTTTAG
- a CDS encoding efflux RND transporter periplasmic adaptor subunit codes for MKKVIVFILTIALIAVGFGVYIYKGKKQTVKIIDTDIVKRGNVSGYLQQTGIIKAQVGAQISVGARATGTIRMLKVKVGDRVKKGELVAMIDDRELIAQIEQIKNNIRSIEQEIKQEDELFPIKKSSFEKELENTKAKYLLAKGKYEREKLLFDKGFSTLEMLDSQKTELEVAYNNFKNAEIALDKLIKEHRLTKDAQKIKLDREKNNLKEAEVRLSYTRIYSPIDGIVSQVNADEGETIVAGLQVANLITVFNPDMLEMWIYIDETDIGKVKIGDEVEYTVDTYGDRKFLGRLAKIYYEPVVKDSIVYYLGIVPISKEDAKLLRPEMTTHVKIKASEKKDVLTVKNGAIKFESGEQVVYRVISKEENKVDRVSIKVGVRGEERTEVLSGLKEGDEVAVKIILPPDFAKKKQPNVKRATR; via the coding sequence ATGAAAAAGGTCATTGTTTTTATCCTTACTATAGCTCTTATAGCAGTAGGTTTTGGTGTTTATATTTATAAAGGGAAAAAACAAACGGTCAAGATTATAGACACAGATATAGTAAAAAGGGGGAATGTCAGTGGATATCTTCAGCAAACAGGGATTATCAAAGCCCAGGTGGGAGCACAGATTAGTGTAGGAGCAAGAGCGACAGGAACCATTCGTATGTTGAAGGTCAAGGTGGGGGACAGGGTTAAGAAGGGGGAGCTTGTGGCTATGATCGATGATAGAGAGCTTATTGCCCAGATCGAGCAGATAAAAAATAATATAAGATCTATCGAACAGGAGATTAAGCAGGAGGATGAGCTTTTTCCTATTAAGAAAAGCAGTTTCGAAAAGGAATTGGAAAACACAAAGGCTAAGTATCTTTTAGCAAAGGGTAAATATGAAAGGGAAAAATTACTTTTTGATAAGGGTTTTTCCACACTTGAGATGCTGGATAGTCAGAAGACTGAGTTGGAGGTAGCATACAACAACTTTAAAAATGCTGAGATTGCTCTTGATAAACTCATCAAAGAACATAGACTAACTAAAGATGCTCAAAAAATAAAGCTCGACAGGGAAAAAAATAACCTAAAGGAAGCAGAGGTGAGGTTGAGCTATACCAGGATCTATTCCCCAATAGATGGGATTGTTTCCCAGGTGAATGCAGATGAAGGTGAAACAATCGTAGCTGGGCTACAGGTGGCAAATCTTATTACTGTTTTTAATCCAGATATGTTGGAGATGTGGATATACATAGATGAAACTGACATAGGAAAAGTAAAGATTGGTGATGAGGTGGAATACACTGTGGATACTTACGGTGACAGAAAGTTTTTGGGTAGGTTAGCCAAAATTTACTATGAACCTGTTGTTAAAGATAGTATTGTATACTACTTGGGGATTGTCCCCATCAGTAAAGAGGATGCAAAACTGCTTAGACCAGAGATGACCACACATGTTAAGATAAAAGCCTCTGAGAAAAAGGATGTTCTTACTGTCAAGAATGGTGCCATCAAATTTGAGTCAGGGGAGCAGGTTGTTTACAGGGTTATATCCAAAGAGGAGAACAAGGTTGATAGGGTCTCCATAAAAGTTGGGGTAAGGGGTGAGGAGAGAACAGAGGTATTGTCAGGTTTGAAAGAGGGGGATGAGGTTGCTGTAAAGATCATACTTCCACCAGATTTTGCCAAGAAGAAACAACCCAATGTAAAAAGAGCAACGAGATAA